The proteins below come from a single Streptococcus porcinus genomic window:
- a CDS encoding SagB/ThcOx family dehydrogenase has translation MPFFAKEKNFSNNRSSLTPEKARQLFEFNTNHLSFSGYHHQTVLKTSKQLVAQHLMPNETDNLSQRFLMNYKTNNNYLGFEASVVDFFTDSAVATFSSSEFFESQDNIIPLPKPTKLAAALSTCITKRRSYRQFSDKEMPLQDLANLLYYACGVSSESSVKEGNTEEVTLRNCASGGGLYPISLLFFARNVTNLKDGFYEYLPYQHALRCHQINPEEDIRAFAEYGAVKAENCNLIIIYVYHYIKNTRKYGNQATAYAFIESGEIAQNIQLTATALVYGSIDIGGYNKEYLQEKLGLDGIGQHVIHMTLVGNKESQ, from the coding sequence ATGCCATTTTTTGCGAAAGAAAAAAATTTTTCGAACAATCGTTCTTCATTAACTCCAGAAAAGGCAAGGCAATTATTTGAATTTAACACCAACCACTTATCTTTTTCAGGCTATCATCATCAGACGGTACTAAAAACGTCGAAGCAATTGGTTGCTCAACATTTGATGCCTAATGAGACCGATAATCTTAGTCAACGCTTTTTGATGAATTACAAGACTAATAATAATTACCTGGGATTTGAAGCTAGTGTGGTTGACTTCTTTACAGATTCTGCTGTTGCAACCTTTTCAAGTAGTGAGTTTTTTGAAAGTCAGGATAATATTATCCCTTTGCCAAAACCTACTAAGCTGGCAGCAGCCTTATCAACTTGTATCACAAAAAGAAGAAGTTATCGTCAGTTCTCAGATAAAGAGATGCCCTTACAGGATCTAGCCAATTTACTTTACTATGCTTGCGGAGTAAGTTCAGAATCATCTGTTAAAGAAGGAAATACAGAAGAGGTAACCCTTAGAAATTGTGCTTCTGGTGGTGGATTATATCCTATTAGTTTACTTTTCTTTGCTAGGAATGTCACTAACCTTAAGGACGGATTTTATGAATACTTACCTTATCAACATGCTTTAAGGTGCCATCAGATTAATCCTGAGGAAGATATCAGAGCCTTTGCTGAGTATGGCGCTGTGAAAGCCGAAAATTGTAATCTTATTATTATCTATGTGTATCACTACATCAAAAATACGCGTAAATACGGCAACCAGGCTACAGCTTACGCTTTTATTGAATCAGGGGAGATTGCGCAAAATATTCAATTAACAGCAACGGCCTTGGTTTATGGCAGTATTGATATTGGAGGTTATAATAAGGAATACCTCCAAGAAAAGTTAGGTTTAGATGGAATAGGTCAACATGTGATTCACATGACACTTGTAGGAAATAAGGAGTCTCAATGA